TACGTGAGCCGTGGCGGCTTAAAGCTTGAAAAAGCTCTCGAAGTGTTCGATATATCCGTCGAAGAGAAAATAGTATTGGACATCGGCTCGTCAACAGGCGGGTTTACAGATTGCGCCCTGCAAAATGGAGCAAAACATTGCTATGCACTCGATGTCGGAACAAACCAGCTTGCCTGGAAAATACGAAGTGACGAGCGGGTGACCGTCATGGAGAAAACCAATTTCAGACATGCGGTTCCCGAACATTTCACGAAAGGGACACCACAAGTGGCCACAATTGATGTCTCTTTCATTTCACTCACGCTTATACTGCCTCCACTGAAGCAAATAATTGTTGCCGGTGGAGACGTTGTGGCACTTGTTAAGCCTCAATTCGAGGCTGGAAAAGACAAAGTGGGAAAAAAGGGGATTGTTAAGGAAAGGGCTGTCCATTTGGAGGTTTTGCAAAAGATAGCGGAATCATCTATA
The genomic region above belongs to Sporosarcina sp. Marseille-Q4943 and contains:
- a CDS encoding TlyA family RNA methyltransferase, translated to MTNGQQKERVDVLLVQRGLVETREQAKRSIMAGIVFSAETRMDKPGEKIKVDAPLSVKGSALKYVSRGGLKLEKALEVFDISVEEKIVLDIGSSTGGFTDCALQNGAKHCYALDVGTNQLAWKIRSDERVTVMEKTNFRHAVPEHFTKGTPQVATIDVSFISLTLILPPLKQIIVAGGDVVALVKPQFEAGKDKVGKKGIVKERAVHLEVLQKIAESSIVNGFSLRGISFSPVTGGEGNIEFLFHLRSEADPVNPYDESAFGTLITEAYEALT